Within the Rosa rugosa chromosome 2, drRosRugo1.1, whole genome shotgun sequence genome, the region ATGAGATGTCTACGAATGCTTTAATCATGAAGGTTCATACAAAATAGTCTCTTTTGAATTACAAGAACAATATTGACAATGAAGGGAGGAGGGATTTGAACTGGGGACCTCTTCTTTTTACGAGGGTCTACCACATTGATCAATTAAAGCACATACTAACCTCTCCAATTCGGGGGCTCACAAAATTTAGGTCTTCTTTTAATCCTTTCAAGGGTGGATCATAACTGTCTATAAATTGAACCAACCTATAATCAACAGAAGAAGAGACATAAGGCCTGATGTTTTAATTAGGAATAATTAGAATACAGATTCCATAAACAATAAAAGACGACATTGTATTCATGCATGGATATAACAATGCAATGATCTTAGTCTGAATAATGTTTGGAAAGGCACTATACCCACCACCTAGGCATTCTATGGATTTCAATAATTATTTTAAACTTTCTCTTCTCCTCTACCATACATGCCTTTAGAAATTAATGAATGAAATACTCTGCGCTTATTTAGAAGAATGGGGGAAAAATAGGTTTAATCATTTAAAGAGGAATAGtgattcagaaaaaaaaaaacttattaacTTATAGACAGAACCTACCGATGATAGAAATCACAATCTCGGTCATTTCTTGATATCGCATGCAAAAGGTTATACATTTGTAGCATCATTTTCCTCGGTACCTGTCATAAGCATAGTGTTAGTAGaattgcagcaggtatatgtatACACATGAACATAAGTTACATAACTATGCGCAACAAACGGACAATGACAAGAATTAGATACTTAAAAAAGGAAGAATAGCAAGTTAACATACCTTCTCGGAAAATAGGTTAACACGGACAAATGAACAGAAGAGATCCATAAATGCATGTAGTATAAGCGAGTTCTGGTGAGGCTGCAAAGTACTGCACCAAGTTATTAGAGATGTCATGTAGAAACATAACTTTATGATTTTGTCAACAAACATCATCTAGAAGCTTAAACTGTAACAATGCAAAACGACCATTTAATTCTGCCAAAACTCCTTCTGAAATATGACATAAATCTACAGGTTTAACTCTTAATTAGTCCAAAAGTGTATCCATTGGAAAGTTTTAACCAATCATCCTTACTTCAGTACCGTAATCGTTCATAGGACTTTTAATGTATGTTTACTgtagtgaaagaaaaaaagtgcAAAATACACAGCAAGATCATTCTTCCATCCAAAAACTGAATCAAGAACATTTGAATATTTACATGCTGGATATTATGTATGTCTATCTACATAAGACTGATTCTAACAAGCACTAAACATCTGGTTTCAACTTTTGTTGAGAAGCTTAACTAATTAGATAAACCCACTTTTACTAGTTAACACTGGTTTACAAACAAGTTCTTTCAGTTTTTCAGTATTTGCTTATCCGTGAGTGTATGAGACAGAGCTATTGGACAAGCATAATTATGTTACATCAATCTTATCCGTCTGGAGATCGAAGTGTTTGGCATCTTATATAGAGGAAGCAAAAATATAATTATTGTCCTGGTCCCATCCATAACCTATAGTTCATATTGATGACAAAGTGATCATGATACTCACCAACAAGGTAATAACAGTACTGCTTAGATCCAATATAAGCCGTAGAGCTTGTTCTCGAAATGCCATCAAGTCAAGAAGCAGCTGATCGAGACAAAAGAAAGATATTAATTGACAGTATCTAAATATGAtcatttcaaatatatataataaaagaGCTCTTGAGATTTATTAGTTACCTGAACCCATGGTTCCAGGCTTTGTAAATGAAGCTCTGCATTACCATGCAAGGCGTCCAAGGCAACCTTATCAACCTGCATTAGTGTTCTACCAGATTAATAAATTCAGATAGTCCAGTACGGCTGACTTACAAAAGAAGACCTGATATATAAGGAAAAGCAAATCAATTCTTACACGTTCAAGCTGTAACTTGCTATAATGCTCCGGGAACTTCTTTGAAAGTAGCAAGCAAAGTCTTGGATGGTTGGGGAACACACCGGCTTTCCAAAATGCTTCTGAAAATGTATGGCCAACTGGATCCGGGTAATCCAAAGTTTGGTTTAACCTATACATTTTAGCCATAAGACCTTCTGCTACTTCAGTTAGTTGAACTACCCACTGCATGTTTAAACCTTTGTGGGACCCGCCTGAACTTTGGATCTGCCCGTCGGGACCTGCATTCCTGGAGCTCCTAGATGTCATGGGCGAAGTTGGTTCTGGACCCAAGTACTCAGTCCATCTCGATGGACCCTCCCACTCTCTTGATCTCACAGAAGTGGGTGACAACGATGTATCTTGGCTAGAGAAATGTTGTCTCGATTTCGCCATAGCTAAGTTAATCAACACAAACTTGTCTGCATTTAAATTTGTGGCTTAAAGTCAGATTACTACTAAATGGCACATCCTAATTACTAAAAATTTATCTTGTTCCATATTTCGGTTCGTGCAATTGACAGAACAAAACCAGACATTGTTTCGGTAACCAACAAGGtctaaaagaaaaattcaaacatttattttcttctttggcTCATAGGTTCAGAGCAAACAATGGGTCAGAAGCATGCTTATATTTTCAAACATTTCGGGTTTCCAGCTCCTTAATCTACTCCATTAATCAAGCCTTACTGTTCCTTAATGCAAAATGTTTCCAGGTAATTCAATGACTAACCACTCAAGATTAAAGGTCTATAACTATGGTCTACACTAGGGCATTTCATAACCGCAAACCGATACAAATTACCATCACCACAGGGAAGCAAAGAGATCCAAAACAAGCAACtcaaaaccaaacagacacaataGCAAAGCACacaaatcacaattcaaaataaAAACCATCCATTTGGGTGCAGAGAAAATGTGGGTTTCTACAATTTGGCTCAAGAAACacaaaagcttcaatctttactGTAATCCCCAATTTTTCTTGACCACATTTTCTGGGCAAACCAAACAGGGAAAGAGAGTAGTAGCTTACATGTTAAAGATTGGAAATTGGGTTGAGGTGGGTGGAGACCATGGAGGTCTCAGATCTGTGGTGGCCTTGCCTTCGGTTGTGAAGCAGAGAAtggaagagggagagagaatgagagtagTTGAAGTGGGATAGCCTGAGAAtcaatagagagagagagagttcctatatatatatatatatatatatatatatatatatatgtatatttaagagagagacagagatggGTGTGGCCCTTGGACGCTTTCttagtttcttttctttttcttttctgtttctctCTCACACTGGGAATAAGCCAAAGAGTCAAAACCAGCAgactgggatttgaaggctacgaaattCATGTCCCCTATCATATTTGGTTTTGTGTCTTAATCTGACCTATTTTTATTAcattagtgttttttttttgggttgatttAGGTTTTAATGATTTCAAAGGGGGAATTTTCCTGTAATTGACAAAAAAAGATAGGACCTTTTGATTTTTTATTAATAGAATGGAAGTTTTTGTGATTGAACTAAACTTATCTTTTGAAACAGTGTACAGAGTAGTGGTGTTCACCTAGTCAGTGACAGAGCATGAAAATTATGTTCAATCACCATTGGATGTAAATTTAAcgataaaaaacaaaacaactcaacttaaaaataattatttcaCCGTTAGATCTACATTATTTCACCGTCAAAACTCATGGGATTGTGGAAGCTGGTGTTGTAGACGCTGGAATCCATTCTTGCTGGATTGGCTCTTCGCCTCAACctcatcactctctctctctctcatgccaTTCTTCTGCTTCAACCTCCTTCAACAGCTCTTCTTTAGGTTCAATTTCATGTTCTCTCTCTTTGCACTTATTATTTTTCACTCTCCCCTTCAACCCTctaccttcttctttctctatctCCTGTATTATAGATGATTTGTTTAGGAGTTGTAGTTATTTTAAGGATTTGGTGTCTGGGTAGCTTGATCTATTGAGAATTTTGATCAATTTGGTGTCTGGATAGCTTGACCTGATCAGATTTGTGATCAATTTCACGTTTGTGCTATTCTGttcttctggttttttttttttgggtttaagGACTAGTTTTTGTTTAAGGTTGAGATTTGTCTATGTTTTTTGCATAGTTCCCCAAGGCTTGATTAATCATTAAATGAGTTGGTTCTCCTCTGTTAGTTTTCCAACTCCACCAATTAAAGCTTATTCTggtgttcttctttcttctttggttGTTCTTTCTTATTATCAATTGGAGCACCAAACATGGGTCAGGACTGTTACAGAAATAAGCTAGGTTATAAGAGTCCGGGACTGTTATAAAAATTAAGGTGAAGGATGATAGTCCTGTGAAACAAACATGCCCTTGGTGAATAGAAAAGTTGGGAATGCCAATAGTGGTTTATGTGATCTCACAATAAAAGCGTAGCACTAGATTTACTTCACTCAAGTTCAATTATTTATTTCATTAGGTATGACTGGTTGGTATATGACCAGTTGCAATGGGTGAATTTTTTAATTACGAAGAAGAGGTGGAGTTAGTAGCAACACATCAGGAAAATAACATGACCTAAACCATCCAAGATTATAATTTATAGTAgagaattttattatttattgaaaaacatttttcaattttttttctttttagataAGAACATAAAGACATTTCATATTATTTTGCATTGAAGGTTGATTTCACAAACAATCTCTTTTAATTGTGTTCAAAATAAATCCCTCAAAAACAGGGGACTGTTGTGAGATACCACCATATAGGGGCAATGAAGGGTGTTATGCATCATACTTTAATTGAAGGATTATCAGCGCATGCTAGTGAGGCCCTTGCTGTTTTGTTTGGTTTAAGATTTTGTTTGATGGAAGGTTTTTCGAAAGTTGAAGTTGAATCAGATGCAGTAAATGTTGTTAATGCTATCAATTGCATTGAAAGAGATCTAAGTATGGAAggtgttattttttattaagTGAAAAACCACAAATTGCTCTTTGAAGTAGTTAAATGGAAGAAGATACCAAGATGTAATAACATGGCAGCTGATTCCCTTGCTAAGAAGGCATCACACAGTGAAgaaatttggttttggaaatAAGTAGGGCCTCCTTGGCTCAATGATGTAGTACTAGATGATTGACTTGTTTAGTTGATATTAGGGGCGTGGTACTCTTTTTTACTTACTTAGATTAGGTAGAGTTTTTAATGAGACCACTTTAGCCCTTGAATCCATTGTCCAcaagttattttttttatttttttaaaaagaggatcaaagggtttcactcttgcccccatggtgactcgaacccatgacttcgtacataggtagtgaatgctctaaccactgaactaacaccacttcgtcattGTCCACAAGTTATTAATAAAATTcaatttttgataaaaaaaattaataaatccCTCAAAAGAAGGAAGAATAATACTTTCTATGCATTGTTAACGTGTACATGGCCATCCACTCAATATGATGTTATATGTTCAGTttataaaaaatagaaaaataaacaaacaatttGAACATACAAATCTGGTACTTTGAAGATAGAAATTTTGAATCCTAAATTTTTATCGACACGTGTTTTATTTGAATAAGAGAGGATATCAAATACACTAAATAATTATTAGATCCACAGATGAAACAAAGCATAAAATGATAAAACTAACATAGGTAGTCGCACAGTTTTTATATTATAAAAGAGGCAGGATATAGATCATTATTTGTATTCCTGCAAATCTGGTAATACACAAATATAGCACAAGTAGCCATTGTagatcttgatttttttttatttttaagaaattgccaaattaaaatatatatatatatatatatatatatatatatatatatataaaatatattataCACTACGTGACGCTTCACTCAATGACTagtgaaaacaaaaaaattactaTCTTAGCAATCTCACTCGATTCCCATCGAATCCCAACAGCATATAAAACCCTCGCATATATTGCATTGCATAACTGAAGTAATTAGATTTATGATGTAGTATTGCACCTTAGTTATGCAATGCTAACCTCATCTCATTCCCTAAAAGTTAGATCATTAGCTCACCTGTGTAATCCCCATTCCCCAAATGTGGTGTCCTATAATCATCATATATATTTACGGCCAGAAAGGCAACCATTGTTATTATATAAATCTTTGTGGTAGATTTTTGGATCCTACAAAACCCTCACACACTCACACACAAACAGTAAACATATAATCATAGTTGCTTAATGTCCAAGCCAAGTTTGTCTTCCACCACATAATGGAGAGCGGCCGGGAGGCCAATTCTTCTATTATACGCACACCGGCCACAACTCGCAAGACGAAGCACCCCACTAACTTATATGATCAAGCCTATCGGTTTATGTGATACGTATATATAATATTTCAAATCTAGCAGCAGCTAGGTGATAAGAGTGTCTATAATGTCATGAATGTCACTAAGATAAGCTGTTCATCCTAGATTTAATCATTTACATATGGTATCTACTCAAACTCAAGTGATTGAGATTGAAAATGTACCTCTAAAGCAAAGTGCAtgattgtattttttttttttttgctgataAGAAAGTGCATGATTGGTATTTCTAATGTTTCTTAgagcttgtttttgttttgttgatgATCAAAGCAGGGTATAAACTTTTGTTAAGTAATAGAAGCAGTAAATAAGCGAGATGGTGAGCCACACGATTACTAAATAAGACATCTCGCAAATCTATTCAAGAGAGTCAAATTTCAATAATTATTGGAAGAAATTGATAAGCATTTGGTTACAAGTGATAACCGGCTAGCATTCCATTTTATTTGCTTGATAAATTTATAAAATCTTGTTCTGattaataagaaaagaaagaaaagaaaaaaactagcTTGGTAAGATTTCTGTCTTGAGTTTTGGTCATCCAAAATTCCAAATAATATCCATGTGACTCTTCAGCAGTTCAACTCACACAAGGTGCATGGTCACTGTCACTTTTtgtgttcaaacttcaaagagATCACTCAATTCTCATTTTCTGATCAGTCAATGTCAGACGGTCCAAATTTCTGTGAACAAGGCAATAATTGACCAAACCCAAACCAGGGCTAAGCTGCTCGGCAAAGGAGGAGAGGAAGGGGTGGTTGTACAACTGTAGGGTTTCCTCTCTACTATATAGTTCAGGATAGTGAGTTTTTCAGAAACACTGGAAAACCCTGCTAGCTTTACTCGTTCTTTCTGTCCTCCTCCAGATCACTAGGATATTCAGAACCACGGATGGAGAACACATCCACTTTGGTGGAACACATGCATTCCGTTGAAAGCTCACAAAAGAGGTGGATGCTCTATTTCAAGTTCTTTGGTTCTTAGGCTTGCATTATTGTGCGAGAAATGCTAGCAACTTTATCCACCAACTTTCTCCTTTAATCTTTTTCAAAAGCTAGCTCAAATCGATAAGTAAATTTTATGATCcgtactttttttttcattaaattgTTGTTTAGAGATCAACTATCAACTATATCGGAGGTTGTTTGGTCAATCAATTGTATCAAATAAATGAGCAATTCAACAAAAAGTGAACTTGTTACGATACCATTGTTTTGTTTGATATAATTCAATGACCAAACGACTTCGGTTGATTTTTGCTGAGATCATCTCTAAATGATATAATATAGAGAATGAACGGTTCGGGTCATGAATTTAGTTATGATTTGAGCtaaattttggagaaagttggaAGGGAAGGTTGGTGGAAAAAGTTGCGAGCATTCCTCATTATTGTATAAACTCATGAGAATAATAAGATACATACATGTTTAGAGATTGGGCAAAAATTATGTATTATGCGGAGTTGAGCATTAATCATCATAAAATCTATAAACTTCATCCACTCGATCTTCACATTGAAATTTTCAACGCTATCAAGTTCGATTAGTTGGCATGCAtggttttcttattttctttaatttctctTTTAAAATTTGGTGATTAGATTGAAGTTGACAGTAAGCTAGTGTAACAGTATCTGTTAGTATATCACAGCTAGCTGATTCATCAACACCAACTTAGGTATCCTATTAACCTGTCTACAATGAGTATTGAGTACTATGTGGGGATCAAATAGATATTTTTAATTTGCATATTTCAATGGATTACAAAAACCAATCTTTTCTTCCCAAATGGCCATTCTCTCCATTTAAATACAGACAGGGCGTACTCTTGTATCACTTCTATTCTCTTGGAAGTCTTGATTAATTTCAACTTTTCAGTTATATCTCTAATTTAGACTTTTAATCAGGGTTTAATTAATCAGCAAATAATTTAAAGGTTTTTTCAACATTTTGCAGATCATATATCAATTCTGTGAAGAAAACACCTACTTCATCAACATCAAAAGGGTCATCAGCTTGTGCCTCAAGGGTTGCTTCCTTGTTGCTTGTTCTGTTCAGGGCAATGCAGTACTTAATCCAACCCATTATGAGACTTCTTCATCCAATCACCCATGCTTTCTCCAAAAGCCGATCATCAGCTGATGAGCTCATGATCATGCAAATTGAAGAATACCATGGCATGAGCACTCATAATAAAGTGTTCGAAGCTTCAGAGCTTTACTTGCACAACAAGATAAGCCCTTCCACTAGACTCCTCAAAATTGTACAGACTCAGAAAGAGACTAAGTTTGCCATCCATTTCTCAAACAACCAAGAGTTTGAAGACATTTATGAAGGAGTCCAGCTGAAATGGAAATACAATTCCATATCCAAGAAGTCCAATTATCCTAGCAAAGCAGGGAAAAAGCAGCAATTCTTTGAGCTCAGATTTGATGTCAAACACAAGGAAAAGGTCATGGATGCTTACTTGCCTTATGTTGTAGAGACATTCAAGGCTATGAAAGATGCAGGAAAGATTGTCAAGCTGCATACACTTGTAAGGTCAGAGGATTACAAAGTAAGATGGAGTGCAATCAATCTCGAACACCCTGCAACATTCGAGACCATAGCCATGGATTCTGAGCAGAAGAGATCGGTTTTGGAGGATTTGGACAGGTTTGTTAAGAGGAAAGAGTTCTATCAAAGAGTAGGTAGGGCTTGGAAAAGGGGGTATCTACTTTATGGTCCTCCAGGGACTGGTAAATCATCCCTTATAGCTGCTATTGCTAATTATCTGAAGTTTGATATTTATGACTTGCAACTCACGCATTTGATATCGGATATGGAATTAAGAAGAGTGTTGCTGGCAACAACAAATAAATCCATACTCGTGATTGAGGATATAGATTGTAGTCAATTGAAGCTGCAAGATAGAAAGAACAGCAGTAAGAAAAATGACTCAGAAAGCAATCAGGTTATCTGTCATTCTTCTCCAATATTAAAAAGTGTACACATAATTTCTTAGTCATTTGGAATTTGAGGTAATAACATGGCTAGTTTTTAAGCTTGAGTTTCGATGTATTAAGCTGTTAACTTCATTCTTTTTTCTTGCCTGCAGCTTTTGCTATTGGGACGACTACTGAACTTCACAGATGGCCTGTGGTATAGTTGTGGAGAAGAGAGAATCATTATATTCACTACCAGTCACAAGAGCAAACTAGACCCTGCATTGCTGCTTTCAGGACGAATGGACATGCACGTCCACATGTCGTATTGCTCATATGAGGGCTTCAAAACATTGGCCTCAAATTACCTAGGCATCAAGGAACACCAGCCTTTGTTTGATGAGATTGAAAGCCTACTGCAGAAGACAGAGGTCACTCCTGCAGAAGTCGCCGAAGAGCTGATGAAGAGTGAGGATGCTGATGTTGCACTCCAAGCTTTGATCACGGGGATAAAGGAAATGAATAAAAGGAAGGAAGATGAAAAAAAGGCCAAAGATGAAGAGAAAGTTAAGAACGATAAAGAGAAGGTTGATCATAAACAGTTGACATATTTTATTTGATAAGAGATGAACAACCGCACAAAGCAGGGGAACAATCATCAGGGATAAAAATTTAGCATATTATGTTGAATTAATCTGGCTTTAATaaaatttcttttcatttcaatGACCATACAGTTTTCATGCCAAACAGTTCCGGCCACATCTTCACGACCGTAAACCGTGGCTGATCAGAGaatgtgataggagcatatttatgctacgttattattatttattcctatgcttttctttgttagtttacattatttttggataatttatttatttttgtgtttattaggttttccgaagCAAATAAGGAAAAGAAGGTGTAAAGAAGGAAATTGCGTGGAATTTTGATTCACTAAGGATTCTT harbors:
- the LOC133731160 gene encoding AAA-ATPase At3g50940-like, translating into MSIESYINSVKKTPTSSTSKGSSACASRVASLLLVLFRAMQYLIQPIMRLLHPITHAFSKSRSSADELMIMQIEEYHGMSTHNKVFEASELYLHNKISPSTRLLKIVQTQKETKFAIHFSNNQEFEDIYEGVQLKWKYNSISKKSNYPSKAGKKQQFFELRFDVKHKEKVMDAYLPYVVETFKAMKDAGKIVKLHTLVRSEDYKVRWSAINLEHPATFETIAMDSEQKRSVLEDLDRFVKRKEFYQRVGRAWKRGYLLYGPPGTGKSSLIAAIANYLKFDIYDLQLTHLISDMELRRVLLATTNKSILVIEDIDCSQLKLQDRKNSSKKNDSESNQLLLLGRLLNFTDGLWYSCGEERIIIFTTSHKSKLDPALLLSGRMDMHVHMSYCSYEGFKTLASNYLGIKEHQPLFDEIESLLQKTEVTPAEVAEELMKSEDADVALQALITGIKEMNKRKEDEKKAKDEEKVKNDKEKVDHKQLTYFI